From a region of the Micropterus dolomieu isolate WLL.071019.BEF.003 ecotype Adirondacks unplaced genomic scaffold, ASM2129224v1 contig_3435, whole genome shotgun sequence genome:
- the LOC123964587 gene encoding uncharacterized protein C5orf34 homolog — translation MIEENLSKPVSVEEHVNVMQTVESRSDLVAAELEKIKRFNFLLEGSRLLRSEKGCAEMEGSSAEEVTHEPVSENCIAEALQRTSKAIQDIDALISAATLT, via the exons ATGATCGAAGAAAATCTGTCCAAGCCTGTATCTGttgaggagcatgtgaatgtcATGCAGACAGTAGAAAGTCG GTCAGATCTTGTAGCTGCAGAACTGGAGAAGATAAAACGATTCAACT TTCTGCTTGAGGGCAGCCGCCTGCTGAGAAGTGAGAAAGGATGTGCAGAAATGGAAGGTAGCTCTGCAGAAGAGGTGACTCACGAACCAGTGAGTGAGAACTGCATCGCTGAAGCTCTTCAGAGAACATCTAAAGCCATACAGGATATTGATGCTCTCATATCTGCAGCCACACTGACTTAA